Below is a genomic region from Mycolicibacter hiberniae.
GAACAGCTGGCCAAGGCGCTGGACCGTAAGGTCTGGCTGCCCTCGGGCGGCACGCTGGTGATCGACCGGACCGAGGCGATGACGGTGGTCGACGTCAACACCGGCAAGTTCACCGGCTCCGGGGGCAACCTCGAGGAGACGGTGACCAAGAACAACTTGGAGGCCGCCGAGGAGATCGTGCGGCAGCTTCGCCTCCGGGACATCGGCGGCATCATCGTCATCGACTTCATCGACATGGTGCTGGAGTCCAACCGGGATCTGGTGCTGCGCCGTTTGACCGAGGCGCTGGGCCGCGACCGAACCCGCCACCAGGTCTCCGAGGTGACGTCGCTGGGCCTGATCCAGCTGACCCGCAAGCGCTTGGGCACCGGGCTCATCGAGGCATTCTCGACGTCGTGTCAGCACTGCGCCGGCCGCGGCATCGTGCTGCACGCCGACCCGGTGGACTCGGCCGCGCCGGGACGCAAGGCCGAATCGGGCGGTACCACCAGCAGCCGCCGCAGCAAGCGCTCGAAGAAGCCGAAAGTCGACGAACCGGCAGTCGCCAAGGTCCCGGTGCACACCCCCGGTGACCATCCGATGTTCAAGGCGATGGCTGCGGCCAGCGACCGGCATGAGGACGCGCCGGACGAAGACGGTGCGGCACCCGGCGCCGATGAGCTGGCGGTGGACGTCACCGTGCAGGTCGAGGGAGACGAGCTCGCTGTCGACGGCGAGGGCGCCGCGGTGCACGTGGAGCCGGACGCCGACATCGTGTCCGAGGATGGCGATGAGACGGTCGAGGACCTGGCCGACGAGGTCGCCGACGACGACTCCGACGATGACGAAGTCGATGATGACGAGGACAGCGTCGAGTCCGACGAAGACGAGTCCGACGAAGACGAGTCCGACGAAGACGAGTCCGACGAAGACGATGTCGAAGTCGATCTCGACGACGATGACGACGAGGACTTCGACGAGGACTTGGACGTAATCGATGACGCCGACGAGTCCGATGACGACGACGATGACGACGATGACGACGATGACGACGACGATGACGACGATGACGACGATGACGACGACGAGGATGACTCCGACGAGGACGACTCTGACGGCGATGAGGATTCCGAGGAGTCGGTCTTCGAGGAGTCCGAGGTGCCGGTGGTCGAGCGTCCGCGACGGCGACGCGCGGCAGCCCGGCCAGCGGGGCCACCGATGTAATGTCGTGCCGGTTTGACCCCTTAGACGCTGGTCACGTACCCTTGACCAGTTGTCGCCAGGCGGGAATAACCCCAGCTCGGCGGACAGAACCCCAGACACCTGCGCAAGTCCCGATGGCGTGCGCGCCCGAGAAGCAGAGGTAAAACCAACGATGGCGACGTACGCAATCGTCAAGACCGGCGGCAAGCAGTACAAGGTTGCCGTCGGTGACGTGCTCAAGGTCGAGAAGATCGAGTCCGAGCCGGGATCGTCGGTCTCGCTGCCGGTCGCGCTGGTCGTAGACGGCGCCACCGTCACCACCGACGCAGCCAAGCTGGCGAAGGTGGCGGTCACCGGCGAGGTGCTCGAGCACACCAAGGGTCCCAAGATCCGCATCCACAAGTTCAAGAACAAGACCGGCTACCACAAGCGGCAGGGTCACCGTCAGCAGCTGACCGTGCTCAAGGTCACCGGAATCGCGTGATGAGCCGTCCGGCGAAGAACAGATAACACTGAGCAGGAGACAACCACATGGCACACAAGAAGGGCGCTTCCAGCTCACGTAACGGGCGCGACTCCAATGCCCAGCGGCTTGGCGTCAAGCGGTTCGGCGGCCAGGTCGTCAAGGCCGGCGAGATTTTGGTGCGGCAGCGGGGTACTCATTTCCACCCCGGCATCAACGTGGGGCGCGGCGGCGACGACACCCTGTTCGCCACGGCGCCCGGTTCGGTCGAGTTCGGGCTGAAGCGCGGCCGCAAGACCATCAACATCTTGCCTGTCGCCCGCGACTAGTCGCCGGGCGTGATTGGGCGCCTTTGCGCGCCGGATAGGTAGTAACGCCATGTCCCGGTTCGTCGACCGCGTTGTCATCCATGTGCGCGCCGGCGACGGAGGTAACGGCTGCGCGTCGATCCATCGGGAGAAGTTCAAGCCGCTCGGCGGCCCCGACGGTGGAAACGGCGGTCGCGGCGGCAGCGTCGTGCTGGTGGTCGATCCCGGCGTGCATACGCTGCTGGACTTTCACTTCCGGCCGCACATCTCGGCGGCGTCCGGCAAGCAGGGACAGGGCAACAACAAGGTCGGCGCCGCCGGCGCGGACCTGGAGATCAAGGTTCCCGACGGCACCGTCGTCCTCGACGAACATGGCCGGCTGCTGGCCGACCTGGTGGGCGCGG
It encodes:
- the rplU gene encoding 50S ribosomal protein L21, with amino-acid sequence MATYAIVKTGGKQYKVAVGDVLKVEKIESEPGSSVSLPVALVVDGATVTTDAAKLAKVAVTGEVLEHTKGPKIRIHKFKNKTGYHKRQGHRQQLTVLKVTGIA
- the rpmA gene encoding 50S ribosomal protein L27, yielding MAHKKGASSSRNGRDSNAQRLGVKRFGGQVVKAGEILVRQRGTHFHPGINVGRGGDDTLFATAPGSVEFGLKRGRKTINILPVARD